From one Butyricimonas faecihominis genomic stretch:
- a CDS encoding RagB/SusD family nutrient uptake outer membrane protein has product MKQIIYMISLFLLFVSCSDFLDYKDKDKVIPDELDHYSELVLGELVQKSVGATGYNLWYMSDDMGTFIPSWIGSTTKDDRISNKSYYTWAKECQITPEGDERIDPAWEYFYHKILMCNIIEKEVGEFEADVDNVKFRLLGEVQALRAMSYWYLVNMYGEPYRDAEQAKTAMGIPINKETSIKDKLYTRASLQEVYDLMENDLESALRNLEDGEQKNSIFHPNKDVVRLFLSRIYLEEKRYDDVIIVCNEALKETNRTLISLNEMLGYSSDTKPMLNKDNNSILFSWLNKEAHPTSSSNTSMGTYCPSEDLIALFASNDVRNYRDVLVDYWNSCRIVKFNVNYSGCWNTNYRIEEFYFNRAEANIKQGEWGLGMKDVNEVYSKRIEGGNGYLEAKNAEDAWILFQEEKRREFCFEDIRWFDIRRWGLAVEHKYYDFSVDRNFVTYVLDANSPNYVLPLPLDVQRRNFEIEQPVRVESKTK; this is encoded by the coding sequence ATGAAACAGATTATTTATATGATTTCTTTATTTTTATTATTCGTTTCTTGTAGTGATTTTTTAGATTATAAGGATAAAGACAAGGTGATTCCGGATGAATTAGACCATTATAGTGAATTGGTGTTAGGGGAATTGGTTCAAAAATCAGTTGGGGCGACTGGATATAATCTTTGGTATATGAGTGATGACATGGGTACGTTCATTCCTTCATGGATTGGTAGTACAACTAAAGATGATCGAATTTCTAACAAAAGTTATTATACATGGGCAAAAGAGTGTCAAATAACACCGGAAGGGGATGAAAGAATAGACCCAGCCTGGGAATACTTTTATCATAAAATATTGATGTGTAATATTATTGAAAAGGAAGTGGGTGAATTTGAGGCTGATGTTGACAATGTGAAATTCCGATTGTTAGGAGAAGTGCAGGCTCTCCGAGCCATGTCTTATTGGTATTTGGTAAATATGTATGGGGAACCGTATCGTGATGCTGAACAAGCAAAAACTGCCATGGGGATTCCGATCAATAAGGAAACAAGTATAAAAGATAAGTTATATACTAGAGCTTCCTTGCAGGAAGTATATGATTTAATGGAAAATGATTTGGAAAGTGCTTTGAGAAACTTAGAGGATGGTGAGCAGAAAAATTCTATTTTTCATCCGAATAAAGATGTCGTTCGCTTGTTCCTGTCTCGTATTTATTTGGAAGAAAAAAGATATGATGATGTAATAATTGTGTGTAATGAGGCTTTGAAAGAGACAAATCGGACGCTTATTTCATTAAATGAAATGTTGGGTTATTCTAGTGATACTAAACCTATGTTAAATAAGGATAATAATAGTATACTTTTTTCTTGGCTAAATAAAGAGGCGCATCCCACATCATCATCAAACACATCGATGGGTACGTACTGTCCGTCAGAGGATTTAATCGCATTGTTTGCTAGTAATGATGTTCGTAATTATAGGGATGTCCTTGTTGACTATTGGAATAGTTGTAGGATTGTCAAATTTAATGTAAATTACTCTGGTTGCTGGAATACAAATTATCGCATAGAAGAATTTTATTTTAATCGTGCAGAGGCTAATATCAAGCAGGGAGAATGGGGGTTGGGAATGAAAGATGTGAATGAGGTGTATAGTAAACGTATTGAAGGTGGGAATGGTTACCTAGAAGCGAAAAATGCTGAGGATGCATGGATCCTTTTTCAGGAAGAAAAAAGACGGGAATTTTGTTTTGAAGATATAAGATGGTTTGATATTCGGCGTTGGGGATTAGCTGTTGAGCATAAATATTATGATTTTAGCGTAGACCGAAATTTTGTAACTTATGTTTTGGATGCTAATAGCCCTAATTATGTGCTACCCCTTCCGTTAGACGTTCAACGCCGTAATTTTGAGATAGAGCAACCGGTTCGAGTTGAGAGCAAAACCAAATAA